In the genome of Oenanthe melanoleuca isolate GR-GAL-2019-014 chromosome 4A, OMel1.0, whole genome shotgun sequence, the window TGCTCTCACCAAACAGCTGCACACTCCCAAGTTTGGGCTGAGAAGCATCACCAGTAGCAGTGAATTGGTTATGAGGTGCTGTGCTCCCCCTGAGCCCGTGTCAGACAATACAGAACCAAATAATCCCAACTCCCATTTTTCTCCACGtcatttatttctttgcctGTTGTTCCTGCAGTCACTTCTGTCCTCGTTTATGGCCTATTTTATTTGTGCAAATTCCAAATTCCTGCACCACACTGAGGAGAGCCTTGAACATCAATGGGAATAGAGTTTGGGGAGTTGACACTTACCTGCACACTtcaaataaaaccataaaattttttaaacaaCAGTATTAAGTTTCATTTCCAGTGATATAAACGATTACTTGGTTGTTGGgggctttatttttgttttgggtttcttttggtTCTTTTCAAAGAACCTTGGGGTtctttggggtttcttttgggtttgggggttttagtttgtttgggggttttggagggtttggggttttattttctggagGTGGGAAATCGGTGGGGCAGTGGAGAAAGCTGGATGCATAAATTTGGAGAGGGGATAACTTTTGTGCTAACGCTCCTTCACACGGAGATGGGGGTGGGGATTTAATCAATGTTGGCATTAAACGGAGCTGTGAAATTTGCTGCAGGCAGCATTACATTGATCCTTTTTTGGCTTGGTCAATCACTAAGTACAAATGCGAGCGGCAGCTCTCAGGTACTCCACCAGCCGGGGTTTGTCCGTGCGATGGATTCAAAGTGCCACCTAGTGGGAATTGTCACTTTGGAGAGGCCACTGCGGTGATTTTCACTCAGCAGTGACTACACAGCTGTGGGAAATGTACTTGTGGATCCCTCACCTACGCTGAGACACTCTTGTACCCGGGGATATTTTCCATACTAAAGGAGGGGAGACAAAACACACTTCcggatagaaaaaaaataaaatttctttctattGGTTATAAATTCGATGCAAATAATCCACATCCAgtctgtgctcagcagccaaGTGCCCAAATCCAGAATGTGCTCCTAGAGCCAGGTGTTTACTGAGCTTTCAAAACCTAAGGTAAAGAATTCCCCCAGACAAGATTTAGCAGCcctaatattaaaatataacaCAGTTCCCTTCTAAATTtcaaggagctgcagccaggggggtttccagcagcagagaagggttaaccacacacacacaaacataaaTTCCCAGATGGGAATGCTGGATCCCGTTCTGCTGGACTCAGCTGCtcactgagctgccagcaggaactcccctctgcctggggctggaaCCTTGATTTACGAACCAGGTGAGAAGTGACCAAAGGCAGCTCTTGGAtgggtttttctccttttcctgtgggcagcagaggggcaggtgAGGCAGCAGGCACTGAACAGAGGCTGTGATCTGTTTGCACTCCTGGGAAGGTTCTGGAGCAGGGAATTATCAGGCTAAGGCTGCCACAATGTCACCACTTCCAATCCCATCCAGCAGGGTCGTGActcacacagcccagggagATCCAGCGCATTGCAAGGTGTTAAAATTCAAAGCACAGAGAACAACAGTGAGGaaagaagattatttttttcttttttcagagcTAGGAGTATTCTCAGAGTTCTGGTGAGACAGCTGTTTACTGTAGCCATCCTAGAGGCTACGCTTGTCAGCATAAGTTAGCTGGAAGTTGGGGGTATTATTTTAAGAGCATATCTACTGattaacaaagaaaatacattttagagaATACAAGACTAAAATATCACAGTCCTGCTCTTGGCTCCTCGCTGCCATCACCTCCTGAACCGTTCCCTGGTGTGCAGTGGATGTGACATTCCAGCCCTGTGGATGGCAGgagtgtcccagccctgcctgctcacacccagctctgccactgctcagcagtCCCACTCTGTATTGCAGCACCTTTCAGACCTTTTCAGCCCGGAAAATTCCTTgtaaaagttaattttcaaaAGCCTGGCACGTTCCATAATAGCCCACTTCATGTTTCAAAGGAGAGATGTTACCATTAACCAAACAGCAGAGCATTTAAAAATCCCTGCAACGTATCCAGAATTCCAAGGCAGGATTCTTCAGGAGctttgctgcttcctgcagctgggctgtgacagaCACGAGTCCTGCTCCAAACAGACCTGAGCAGGCTGAGAACGGTGAAATGTGAGTAAGGTCACGGTCCCTGCCAGCCTTGCCATGCAGGCAGCTGACCACCAGCTGTCCCCATTGCTTCACCGGAGTCAGAGATCAGGCTTGCAACGCGAGCACGCCTCCAAAaatgggtgctgctgctctttggagaccaaaaagaaaagtaaaagctcggaaaaataaaatagagttACTGGAGATCTGTCAGTCCCTGCATAAGAAGATGGGATGTGCAGGAGAAGGGGATGTGGTTAAAACGCGAGACAGATCAGCTTGGAAACACGAGGAGGGGACCTTTGTGACACGACAAAGGAAAGCTCTGGAGACTCATTCATGTAGCAGAAGAGGAATAATTAAAGTGTGGAGGACCCAAGTGTTGCTGCTTGGTCTCTGCCCACATCATCATCACCTGATAAAAGTTCCTTCAGAGATGTTTTCCAGTCCAGGATCTCTGGTGGACcccacttcccagcttcagAGGATGGAAACTATTCAAATTTAGAACTAGAAAAGTGCATCTTAGAGAGGCCCGAGGGTGAAGGTGTTTTAGGATCATCTCAATAAAGTTCATTTCCCTCTTGAGAACTCAGGGCAATTCCTCATTTCCATTCACTTAGCATTGAGAACTTTTGAAAATACGTAGTTTTAAATTAACTATATTAATATGTGATAAGTCACATAGCTCCAGCAATTACAGCTGAATGACTGTGGTTTAACTAATAGGTAAGAttgaaattatataaattataaaagttTGGACTAACCAAAGCTAagtccagctgctggagccagacCAACTTAGGGTACTCAGGAATCCAAAGGAAGCAGTTTCTGCTTCATGGGCACAGCATGTGGCCAGAGGAGCAAAGCATTGTCAGTGCAACCATCCCAGATTGTAAAGCCCTTTCTTTAGGCTGCATGGTAGAGGAAAAATCTCCTTCCACGTCATTATATCCATGTATCATTGAAAGCAtcaaaaagatattttatgtgatttttctAATACACAGGAATAATCACCATTTTACTGCTTTCAGTAGCTCCATGAGACAAATTAAAGCATTGTGAAAAACAGATCAAAATTTCCTCATGGAACAATGCTGCAGTGGGGGAGAATGAATCCATGACTGGAGCCTGGTGTATCCAAAATTCCTGAGCACTGAACAAGGGCAGGTCCCActcagcccctctgcagagctccgTGTTGGGGTGTTCCAGGTAGATAAAGCCTGCAAGGAAAAGTTTTGTTGAATGAACATAATTAGAAGATTTTGCAGACAGCTGGAGGGCTCCAGTAAAGGAGCAAATAAatgctgcttcttcctctggCTGATTTATTGCTACACCTGCACTCAGGAGAGGCACTGAAATGCCTACAAGGATGAGGCTTCAACAGTtttgaagaggaagaaaggaaatgaaatcaaCTTACAGCAAAAAGATGTAAAGAATCTTTCTTTGTAACTATTTCAACACTCAAGAGCTACTGAGCAACCACAGTGCTCTAAATTtgagaagggaggaaaacacTCAAGTTAAAAACAGGACGGCCCCACTACATTAAAATCCCTCTTTAACTGCAGACAGGTTGTCCAGAGACACCTAATTCTAAATTAGCcaactgtgatttattttgctgctgcagcagaattaAGCAGTTCAGATCCATGACCCACTGATCACTGATTTCCCTGGATTTGAGAagtccttcccagcagctctgctgggtaaTTTGGAGTGGCCAGCTGTCACAGATGTGCAAATTGCAAGCGAGTGAGCTCACATATGCAAGCAGCAGAAACTGCTTCTGGCAACTTCCCGCCGcctaatgatttttaaaatacctttcagCAATTACACCGGCAAAACATCAGCCCccaaaaacaagcaaacaagcaaaaagcaCAAATTCTACCCAagtgcacagcaggaaaatctgaaatactCTGAGCAGGTAGCTGTACTTCAGAAATTATCAGtcaaaaaaagctttttccacAACTCCAGCCCCAAGACACGTTGTGAATGCAGCCCAAGGACAACGTTCTCTCACTAAAGGAAACAACAGTGTTGTCAGGTGTGCAAAGCGGTTCCTTCCTCCCGAGAACCTGGGAGTTTAAATAGTGTTAAAGTGCAAAAGACTCAGAGAAAAAATACACCTCTGAACAAAGAAAGAACTCATTATACTTTGCACCTGTTTAAGGAAAAACTCCTTTTGACAAGTCGGACCATTAATAAAGGTGCAATTAAGTATCACGTCGTTAAAGGAACAGGAATGAAAACAGGCTGAACTCCCATTAAGAGGCAATGCTGAGGTATCTATCTcgtttaaaaaaagaaatgcacacTTTCTCTCCTTGCTCCTGGTTACAGATGATCTCGTAGGGATTTGTTACTCACAAACATAAGATTGCTCCTGAAAGTTAGGAAACTGCTTTCCTGAGCTAAAAAGCTATAATTTGTTCCCATATTTCCAAGAAAAGGTGTTACTTATTGTGAAGAAGCACAGCGAtgagaacaacaacaaaaaaaaaaaccttcagggAAAACTATCACTCATTTCAATATCACAACCAAGACATAAGCACAGGGAAAGTGACAAATTCTGCATTCTCTCAATAACAGATTCCCTTTCTGTGAATGTTGGAGGTTGGAATAGAGGAACTTCAATCGCTGTGGCAAGCAGCCAGCTCATGAATAGCTTGCTAACATCAACAAGACTATTCGTATGAACAAATGCTCAAAATGACTATGAGACTTCTTGTATATCCTTTGTAATGGTAAAATCACCGGGATTACTGTGGTTTCTAAGTGCTCTCCCACACAGATGAAGAGCTGAAGTCAAGAAGAGTGCTCATGTGAGGAGCTCTGTAAGAGCTGCATTTAAACACTGAACTGCTCCTTTggttttagtttaaaaaaatagagcACATTGGAGCAGAACTAGTATTGGACCAGCAGGCACCAGGCTTTGAGTCACTCTGAGTGCCTGAAGTGAGGTCCTGACATGCACTGCTCAAGAAAAATACAACTTCTACTGCCTGAAGAGTTATGGTTAACTCCGTGCTCAGCTCTGCTCGAAGACCACGGGATTTCAAACCACATTCTCAAAGTAAAGAACGGGGCTGGCAATACATAAAGATCTGTGAGAAAGGAAGCACTGCAACTAGCAGCAAGGTGGGGTTGCCTGCATGGGCAGCCCTTCATTTGAATGCAAATGTAATTTTGGGGCAGGCAGTTATCTGTGACATCAGGCAGGACCTTAGTAAACTGTTACCACCAGCACCTGGTAAAACCATTGTTAATCATGTGTAGTAAAGGGACATCAGGGCTAGCAGGAGTCATTTAtagagccaggctgggctagaaaagagagaaagaaagaggaggggaagggagatCAAACAAACCCTGCGAGGAGCAGGATGTCCCAGCGAGACAAAGGCAGGCTGTGAGCATCATGTACGTGAGCTATCTGTTGGATAAGGACACCAGCATGTATCCGGGCTCCGCAAGGTGCACCAGCAACAACCTGCCCGTGCAAAACTTCGTGTCTGCTCCAGCCTACCCCGACTACATGGGATACCAGCCCGTGGCAGCCCTGGACAGCCACGGGCAGCCAGCGCCAGCCTGGGGCTCCCACTACGGCCCCCAGCGCGAGGACTGGAGCGCCTACGGCCCAGGCCCTTCCAGCGCCCTGCCCGCTGCCCACATCAATGGCTCGTCCCCTGGCCAGGGCTCCTACAGCTCTGCTGAGTACAGCTCCCTGCACCCCGCTGCTGCTGCGCCCCTGCCTCCTGCAGACaccagccatgcccagcacaTCTCTCCCAACAGCCAAAGGCACAGCTCTTATGAGTGGATGAGGAAAACGGTGCAATCCACTTCCACAGGTAGGAGGGCGCGGAGGTTTTGTGCtcaggagagatttttttttacttgttgtTTTGTCATTTGTGGGGGGTTTGCCAGGTTCTCTGTTCAGAGGGAAGGATTCAGATTAATAAAGATCCTGATTGCTCTGAAGGATTCTCTTTCTAGCAGTTCAATTATTGGATGCTGGGTTTGATCAGTTGATTATTTCTTATGTTTCTTGCTTGACCTTTAATCCTGtgggaaatgaaaagcaatgtCCTTTCACTTCTCACTTCAGATACGGTTTTTAGACTTTGTGATATTCAATAGTCGTTTTTGGGATGAAACAGTATGTACTTTGGGATGAAAAGTATTGTACTCACCACCATCTATTCTTTGCCTACTTTCCTCAAGTTTTGGAAAACCTAGGAAAAGTTCAAGTAAAATATGCACAGCAGGGGGGTGGCAGTAAGGCTTTCTACCAGAAACAACCCCTCCAAACCTCAAAAAGCTGAAATGAGATCTGCAAGATCAAACAATGAGtcaatgctttaaaaacagGCATGATAAGGAAAGGCTTGCTTCACTTTGTAGTAGCAGCTCTCAGAATATGCAGATCCATGGTAACACAGCCTGGTAATACAGCCACAgatcaggctctgctccatggCACTCGAGGAGTACAAAATAATTCTTCAATTGTACTTAAGCAGTAAAAATCAGCCATGAAGCTTGAGGAAAAGGTTCTGTTTGATTGGGAGGaggaacaagagaaaaaatataaatattgagCATCcctaaaacaaaaatctgcatcctttatatgaaaaaaaacattaaacaagaaaggaaagaagaaaaagagggaaaactgcCTGAAAAGAACAGAGGCATAATTTGCTGTATCAAAGTATTTGATCCTCTGAGGTGCTGAGCAACTTTGACGTGCACTGAGATCAGTAGAAATTAGGGATACTCAATTCCTCCCCTAAAGAGATGCTCCCAGTATTTCAGtgttccttccctttccctccctccctccctccacacATGCCTGTAAATAAAATCTTCAAAGCAGGGACTGAATCAAGTTCTGGTGGAAAAGCAATTACTTTTAACAGACATTAGAGAATAGAAAGTAACTGCATAGAAAAGATGTCTGTATTAAAAGAATGCATCAAATTTGCCTGGGCAGAGTCCTCTCCACTCCTTCTGAACTCAACCTTAGTTCATAGAGAGTTTACAGAATGCAACAGAACAATCAGAAAAGGCTGTTGCTCTGTGTGAATAAGAATTTGGGAGATaaaaaagtttatattttaaaaatagtatttgtTCTTCACTGAATATTatccaagaaaaaacaaaagagggcctgtttggaaaaaaacttgCAGCTTACTTTTGAGGAGTCCTTACAAGGGCAACAAAATTGTTCACTAATTGTGGGATTTACAGATGGTAAAAGCCTTGCTTAAAATATCCATTGCTCCTCATCCCTTCCTTACCTGCTTTGTGCTCCTGTGCATTCCAAGGGAGCAGGGCCTGATTTGTTCTGTGCTGTCCCTTTGATACTGGGACACTGGGCTAGATTGATACAGCACacacatatagatatatatacacataataTAAAATATCACATTCTAATTGCTGCACAAGAAGCACTTAGAGATTTGTCACTTCCCAAATTTCAAGCCTGCAAAGCTCAGAGcactcacagcagagctggcagtgtcTCCTTTCTGGAGTGGTCTAACAAGATTTTGAGCATATCTGTGTCCAGAACTGGAGAAATCAGCATGCCATAGGAACAGACCCTCCAAATGCTCCTGGGCCAGTGGAAAGCTACACTGAAAAGCTACTGAGTGCTGCTCTAGGGAAAAATCCAGAGAAGGaattctcc includes:
- the LOC130253041 gene encoding homeobox protein CDX-4-like, translated to MYVSYLLDKDTSMYPGSARCTSNNLPVQNFVSAPAYPDYMGYQPVAALDSHGQPAPAWGSHYGPQREDWSAYGPGPSSALPAAHINGSSPGQGSYSSAEYSSLHPAAAAPLPPADTSHAQHISPNSQRHSSYEWMRKTVQSTSTGKTRTREKYRVVYTDHQRLELEKEFHYNRYITIRRKSELAANLRLSERQVKIWFQNRRAKERKLMKKKMSHFDGSSLGSLQSDSGSVSPMPVPEAQTHSEMPGSLFPAPPAPAALPMGGLQHAGTLPQVVASQ